The following are encoded in a window of Candidatus Babeliales bacterium genomic DNA:
- a CDS encoding metal-dependent hydrolase → MPGYRVHLSAGLVTWIVVWQATAHFLYPPTTADLLFGLGLGLVGSIFPDIDVRSKMQRLFYLSAIVIVPVALWYHAWQFFFCFAAAAFLVAIVRHRTITHQSWFLVLMPGFFVLYLGYFNQASFNHIISYYLFFVAGALSHVFLDKSITKFKKLTKRY, encoded by the coding sequence ATGCCTGGTTATAGAGTTCATTTGTCGGCAGGCCTGGTAACCTGGATTGTGGTATGGCAGGCAACCGCACACTTTTTATACCCACCAACAACAGCCGACCTCTTGTTTGGGCTAGGTTTGGGTCTTGTTGGTTCCATTTTCCCTGATATCGATGTTCGCAGCAAGATGCAGCGACTTTTTTATCTCTCGGCAATAGTTATAGTGCCGGTAGCGCTTTGGTACCATGCTTGGCAGTTCTTTTTTTGTTTTGCAGCCGCTGCTTTTTTGGTTGCTATTGTTCGGCACCGAACCATTACCCATCAATCCTGGTTTTTGGTCCTTATGCCCGGTTTTTTTGTTTTATACCTGGGGTACTTTAACCAAGCATCTTTTAATCATATTATCTCATATTATCTCTTTTTTGTTGCCGGCGCGCTCAGCCACGTGTTTCTTGATAAATCGATAACCAAATTTAAAAAACTCACCAAAAGATACTAA
- a CDS encoding SpoIID/LytB domain-containing protein, translating to MKKNSTLVIIFCSTIIFGDMFVQTIYANPTNESQTSDPEQENIEATPTPDLTELPSKPIFIHVLLNELDAQTRSSHTISSSNGFVLESPIGLKKALWKKNTKITIIVKENTLYLQCKDGKYRNVINNNLAVTPIDGILHFDNRSYQGTLNIRIDKEKKALLLINKISLDDYIYSVLRFESLSYWPLEMQKVQAVASRTYAVYQMLEARTKRGKNVGYDIKNTNFHQVYRGAHDCTHLRKAVEETHNLILTHNKGVALTMFDICCGGVVPSDMKKADPKKPYLYRTNQCTFCEKKSLFKWQEHLCPIEMLKQLKANKKVAHHLRPIKEITHMVVHERDKAGIAHKIRIANNEKSVIVPAADVKASLETKLKSLALDVKLRNEKVMLTGRGFGHNLGLCQLGARELVAQGWNFKDILAFYYPSTNLARLRPTTKATQHEIKINT from the coding sequence ATGAAAAAAAATAGTACTCTCGTTATTATTTTTTGCAGCACGATTATTTTTGGCGACATGTTCGTACAAACAATCTATGCAAACCCCACCAATGAAAGCCAAACAAGCGATCCAGAACAGGAAAATATTGAAGCAACGCCAACTCCTGACCTTACCGAACTGCCTAGCAAACCTATTTTTATTCATGTTTTGCTCAACGAGCTAGATGCACAAACACGCAGTTCACACACTATTAGTTCAAGCAACGGCTTTGTACTAGAAAGCCCCATTGGTCTTAAAAAAGCACTCTGGAAAAAAAATACCAAGATTACTATTATTGTAAAAGAGAATACGCTCTACTTACAATGCAAAGATGGTAAATACCGCAATGTTATTAACAACAACCTGGCGGTAACACCAATAGACGGCATTTTACACTTTGACAACCGATCATACCAAGGCACACTCAATATCCGCATAGACAAAGAAAAAAAAGCCCTTCTACTCATCAACAAAATTTCTTTGGACGATTATATCTATTCAGTTCTACGGTTTGAAAGCCTTTCGTACTGGCCACTAGAAATGCAAAAGGTGCAGGCCGTTGCCTCACGCACCTACGCCGTGTACCAAATGCTGGAAGCACGCACCAAGCGCGGCAAAAATGTGGGGTACGATATAAAAAACACTAATTTCCATCAAGTTTACCGTGGTGCTCACGACTGCACACATTTGCGCAAGGCGGTTGAAGAAACCCATAATCTGATACTCACGCACAACAAAGGGGTTGCGCTGACCATGTTTGATATCTGTTGTGGCGGTGTGGTGCCCAGCGATATGAAAAAAGCCGATCCAAAAAAACCGTATCTGTACCGCACCAATCAATGCACCTTCTGTGAAAAAAAGTCACTATTTAAATGGCAAGAGCACTTGTGCCCGATTGAAATGCTTAAACAACTGAAAGCAAACAAAAAGGTAGCCCACCACCTGAGGCCCATTAAAGAAATAACCCACATGGTTGTTCACGAACGCGATAAGGCAGGCATTGCTCACAAAATTAGAATTGCCAATAATGAAAAAAGCGTTATTGTACCAGCGGCTGATGTTAAGGCCAGCCTGGAGACAAAGCTCAAAAGCCTGGCATTAGACGTTAAACTGCGCAACGAAAAGGTAATGCTTACCGGCCGAGGTTTTGGCCACAATTTGGGACTATGCCAACTGGGTGCCCGCGAACTGGTAGCTCAGGGATGGAATTTTAAAGACATTCTCGCTTTTTACTACCCCTCCACCAATCTGGCCCGCTTGCGGCCAACAACCAAAGCAACACAGCACGAAATTAAAATTAATACGTAG
- a CDS encoding ribonuclease HI family protein, translated as MKEQQNSFLSSQATQPQSLTWTVYIDGAARGNPGPAGTGIYAVDHNGKAIIKQGFYIGLKTNNQAEYLALVFALFLIKKEAEKQEVNDLSVLVISDSELLVKQMRGAYKMKNPILLQIKMVIEILLQDLTCHFKHVLREYNTVADELANLGVDHKKKLPAALAALAKTHQLPL; from the coding sequence ATGAAAGAACAACAAAACTCATTTTTATCATCACAAGCTACCCAGCCGCAAAGCCTTACCTGGACCGTTTACATTGACGGTGCTGCTCGCGGCAATCCAGGACCAGCAGGAACCGGCATTTACGCGGTTGATCATAATGGCAAAGCAATTATTAAACAGGGCTTTTATATCGGCCTGAAGACAAACAATCAGGCAGAATATTTGGCCCTCGTCTTCGCACTTTTTTTAATTAAAAAAGAAGCAGAAAAACAAGAAGTAAACGATCTTTCTGTTCTGGTAATTTCAGACTCAGAACTGTTAGTTAAGCAAATGCGTGGCGCTTATAAAATGAAAAATCCCATTTTATTGCAAATCAAAATGGTTATTGAAATACTCTTGCAAGATTTAACCTGCCACTTTAAACACGTTTTGCGCGAATACAACACCGTGGCAGACGAACTTGCCAACCTGGGCGTTGATCACAAAAAAAAGCTCCCTGCTGCTTTAGCTGCTTTGGCAAAAACTCATCAACTGCCGCTTTAA
- a CDS encoding type I glyceraldehyde-3-phosphate dehydrogenase, whose product MSINLAINGFGRIGRTFLRTIMCDAKARSTLNVVGINVGPTPPLNLDLLFKYDSVMGTYQGQVSYADNKLVIDGHEITVVSENEPEALPWQRLNVNWVVEASGHFTTREQAQRHPLSENGKILITAPSKDIDISIIPGVNSQAYNASKHRLISLGSCTTNCFAPLIKVINDNFTLVQGMMTTTHAYTASQNLLDNQHKDARRARAAATNMVPAATGASKVITQIFPELEGKISATSLRVPLPIMSLVDFTFVTQETLTAEKINEAFKTASAGSLKNIVEYCNKPLVSSDFIGNPHSAIFDSLLTNSTGSMHKIFAWYDNEFGYSSRLKEFLLHNS is encoded by the coding sequence ATGTCAATTAACTTAGCAATTAACGGGTTCGGCCGCATTGGCCGAACCTTTTTGCGTACTATCATGTGCGACGCAAAAGCACGCTCAACGCTCAACGTAGTCGGCATTAACGTTGGCCCTACCCCGCCTCTCAATCTTGATCTGCTCTTTAAATACGACTCGGTCATGGGCACCTACCAAGGCCAAGTATCGTATGCAGATAATAAACTTGTTATTGATGGTCACGAAATCACCGTCGTCAGCGAAAATGAACCAGAAGCGTTGCCGTGGCAACGGCTTAATGTTAACTGGGTTGTAGAAGCTTCAGGCCACTTTACCACGCGCGAGCAAGCACAGCGCCACCCACTCTCAGAAAACGGCAAAATCTTAATTACCGCACCATCAAAAGATATTGATATCTCTATCATTCCTGGTGTGAACAGCCAAGCATACAATGCTAGCAAGCATCGCCTGATTTCGCTGGGCAGCTGCACCACCAACTGTTTTGCACCCTTGATCAAGGTTATTAATGACAACTTTACACTTGTGCAGGGCATGATGACTACCACGCATGCCTACACCGCGAGCCAAAATCTCTTGGACAACCAACACAAAGATGCACGGCGCGCACGCGCTGCTGCTACTAATATGGTCCCAGCAGCAACGGGTGCAAGCAAAGTTATTACCCAGATTTTCCCGGAACTGGAAGGAAAAATTTCGGCAACATCTCTGCGCGTACCACTGCCTATCATGTCACTAGTCGATTTTACATTTGTTACACAAGAAACCCTAACAGCTGAAAAGATTAACGAAGCATTCAAAACAGCAAGCGCAGGCTCACTCAAAAATATTGTTGAATACTGCAATAAACCACTGGTTTCATCAGATTTTATTGGCAACCCACACTCAGCAATCTTTGATAGTCTTTTAACAAACAGTACCGGCAGCATGCACAAAATCTTTGCATGGTACGACAATGAATTTGGTTACTCATCACGATTGAAAGAGTTTTTACTTCACAACTCATAA
- the hflX gene encoding GTPase HflX, whose translation MARPATPTDSMRPRILIVGIYAPYNHLKSAEHYYDEFLSLIHTVGITYDESIFLKLRNTDKNTFFTKGKLQEVADFCNEHRIDEVIISEVLTPLQERNLEDFFNCVVYDRTKLILEIFRNAAISSESKVQIEMAEIEFLKTRVFGKGVHLAQQAGYIGGKGPGETLAEVAKQEFGEKLRQAKKKLDTLQRARDTQRKQRLESKIPLVCLIGYTNAGKSSLINRLTKSDVLAEDKLFATLDTTTRELYLGKDKNILVSDTVGFISELPPKLIEAFKSTLDELRFASLLVHVVDASNPAWPDHLKVVHQILEDLGVQDKSMVYAFNKVDKLSDEELEKLKHDVQEINPHVLINTRSKEGVADLVTFMAAHNFKA comes from the coding sequence ATGGCCCGCCCAGCAACACCAACCGATAGCATGCGTCCGCGCATTCTTATCGTTGGCATTTACGCTCCTTACAATCACCTTAAAAGCGCAGAACATTATTACGATGAATTTTTAAGCCTCATCCACACAGTCGGCATAACGTATGATGAAAGTATATTTTTAAAGCTCAGAAACACTGACAAAAATACCTTCTTTACCAAGGGAAAATTACAAGAAGTCGCTGACTTTTGTAACGAACACAGAATAGATGAAGTTATTATTTCAGAAGTTTTAACACCATTGCAAGAACGCAACCTTGAAGACTTTTTCAACTGCGTTGTGTACGACCGCACCAAACTGATTCTAGAAATTTTCAGAAATGCAGCCATAAGTTCAGAAAGCAAAGTGCAAATTGAAATGGCGGAAATTGAATTTTTAAAAACACGCGTTTTTGGTAAAGGCGTTCATTTGGCACAGCAAGCTGGCTATATTGGCGGCAAGGGACCAGGAGAAACGTTGGCCGAAGTTGCAAAACAAGAATTTGGCGAAAAACTGCGTCAAGCAAAAAAGAAGCTCGACACCTTACAACGCGCACGCGATACACAACGCAAACAGCGCTTGGAAAGCAAAATTCCTCTCGTATGTTTAATTGGTTATACCAACGCCGGTAAATCAAGTTTAATTAACCGCTTGACCAAAAGTGATGTTTTGGCAGAAGATAAGCTTTTTGCAACGCTCGACACCACCACACGCGAACTGTATTTAGGCAAAGACAAAAACATTCTTGTTTCAGATACCGTTGGTTTTATTAGCGAATTGCCACCAAAATTAATTGAAGCATTTAAGTCTACTCTTGATGAACTCAGATTTGCTTCATTGCTGGTACACGTTGTTGACGCAAGCAATCCAGCATGGCCAGACCACCTAAAAGTTGTTCATCAGATTCTTGAAGATCTTGGCGTTCAAGATAAATCAATGGTTTATGCATTTAATAAAGTTGATAAACTTTCTGATGAAGAACTAGAAAAGCTTAAGCACGACGTTCAGGAAATAAATCCACACGTTCTGATTAACACACGCTCAAAAGAAGGCGTAGCTGATCTTGTTACTTTCATGGCAGCTCACAATTTTAAAGCATAA
- a CDS encoding DJ-1/PfpI family protein, with protein MNKRILFVLMPLDFQDVEFTEPYTMLTAQGYHVDVAGFKPGPARGTQGYEFTPNLLLGDMDTQDFDSYDAIVIPGGKASPQFLWDNEELQDIVRYFHDYEKIVAAICYASIVPVQAGLLQNKDATVYPTDEAKAILEEYDVIFVDSECVVLPEERIITCQGPQAAQTFGQAILNLLEGE; from the coding sequence ATGAACAAGCGCATCCTCTTTGTCCTCATGCCGTTGGATTTTCAGGACGTTGAATTCACCGAACCCTACACCATGTTAACCGCCCAAGGTTACCATGTGGACGTTGCTGGCTTTAAACCAGGCCCCGCACGTGGCACTCAAGGTTATGAGTTTACCCCAAACTTGTTATTGGGCGACATGGACACCCAGGACTTCGATTCATACGACGCAATCGTTATTCCTGGCGGCAAAGCCTCCCCTCAATTTTTGTGGGATAATGAAGAACTGCAAGACATAGTCCGCTACTTTCATGACTATGAGAAAATTGTTGCTGCTATTTGTTATGCCAGCATTGTGCCCGTGCAAGCAGGATTATTGCAAAATAAAGATGCTACGGTCTATCCAACTGACGAGGCAAAAGCTATACTGGAAGAATATGATGTCATTTTTGTAGACTCAGAATGTGTTGTGCTTCCTGAAGAAAGAATTATTACCTGCCAGGGCCCTCAAGCTGCCCAGACGTTTGGTCAAGCAATCTTGAACCTCTTGGAAGGTGAATAA
- a CDS encoding GNAT family N-acetyltransferase, giving the protein MKFLRLLSTVLTFALGLATTALPGSIKDIKGMWTVFRPEHRLALSPVCGALDIENKYTENLYYYGDPEHATVQLIHAIFKPVAGAFQPSKLNLPASWCSVRTIGKILGALEMHKHESSNVLKRALETAITNDADFVAKLDEHKQEFVASIANKLNMPGCSDLAQLTQTLESTLKKYEETKTRTNEYLQKEGVFKIGKGLKDPKLLAQTLEEYQAQLKRHAAVLTDDQPASSLLPTIPAEYQSAASSSSASSATTTTRQKRSRNDDGAEPQVLRQCSRSDSAKENSRKHERTAGEILAKKCPRTRHNHVVATVYEAGNTPEEREKRYQHYLASRTGRKKQKPAFDINEAIRVLRTKALVPEINLTLKKLDALKQGVQVKKFADLITASLNECRLAESATTTDRSHEKPYAAYTTQQVLLAWLYKKANDKHNFAAYVNALPAELLLAHDDIDGNDVYQGEDYKTIRANLEKRYNSMSDQEVFEQFKNNQDLAAVVYTELMHQKFSRPIPYLPEYTTVNFDATHLADCVETTIRNLCNVATYDQFSRTFGHQHAHITMSPELQAFYAGETNNAHNNLEDDTNRLEVHQAWSNLVQNLPAIAYAKIKLPGHVKGVDCVDHLKIKGCFIKLPADAVPASLERTTVSLTLNDGTQHSFDSVEANGLTLILVDPAADYQLYEVMPLMQNIIIMLNKFLGLNLFGSASSSSAACLSNPGQAFFEPTFNETYFTKLCERCGWKINTQLENIDDLEFEQTIPLLVNGSSFNLFVNPLNHSYAERTNIQLQQPLYAKNSADYASDEIRTSLDPYVPLLTKVFGLEALAYYTNMIHEVLCYDALFQYNLDDPRTQLAVVKHILNECFSTWTKSTASHISLVAQLIKALPVNADRYYQREVAQYLGDIYQDSSHHTVFIEKFGKSKSFKKALIGLIDDLLHKSFYTSTPLEILTGLDGEMAHHYAVTLSTKDTDNVKHHRALQIFRLLIGKNYQPAFDDATQAAAEKINYQDEDVKQSARGLFRTLFQQGYQTAVDSAIKLIETNSDHDDQHVRSAALNLLGALLSPSTAPALLQSAAEHYMNHPKGYFRFTALDAFTHLVSNKHEAVFESALKAAKANIMFSICRRDEKEPGMCCYHIGDKAVTVFAKLFEQGYEPTFMKAAGAIEKNLVNEKKHVRYWVVDLLRKLVEKGYSSVHHYAHSLATLLGKHHGYAEISLKLFLALVEKNYTPAFDEAITVATQNINDQEWDTQHLARQVFISLFKQDYQPAFKAATQAATNSICHENKYAQHSALLLFKSLIENKCTSAFEPGTQAVQKKIDFPDYDENQLVDLCTALVEQDYEPAIEPATKVAEQSTTPYVGLALLRKALNKYKQRVSDDLARHKEQEGAASSSASSSASSSAASSSNQLIDDEPTILALKEAPKTIRLSNITLETYDSSHRTAANELFDAAGTTTNAYFSGSAYGPKKGRALKNSPSTSRSLHYSLFSNSSNEFAGSVSVKKSKDCGQFSIWIGEKFQGQGYFNQALQAICQVWFTHTVGSSIPTDFNAEVYYWNINSIIALVMGGFVQDGTFRDGGKTRDNIRTESDGYTFAMTKENWQRYNQMSPEEFLVEKKRRCARLHTLLTNLSQRIGESKTAIAGENIICTQDAITTALAKTEALLKTLE; this is encoded by the coding sequence ATGAAGTTTTTACGTTTACTTTCAACCGTTCTCACGTTCGCTCTTGGTTTGGCAACAACTGCCCTGCCAGGCAGCATTAAAGATATCAAAGGCATGTGGACCGTTTTCAGGCCTGAACACCGCTTGGCGTTGTCGCCAGTCTGTGGTGCGCTTGACATTGAAAATAAGTACACCGAAAATTTGTACTACTACGGCGACCCAGAGCATGCAACCGTACAGCTGATCCACGCAATTTTTAAGCCCGTTGCCGGCGCCTTTCAGCCAAGCAAGCTCAACTTGCCAGCATCGTGGTGTTCCGTCAGAACCATTGGTAAAATTTTGGGTGCTTTGGAAATGCATAAGCACGAAAGCAGCAATGTACTCAAGCGAGCACTGGAAACCGCTATAACAAACGATGCGGACTTTGTTGCAAAGCTCGATGAACACAAGCAAGAGTTTGTCGCTTCAATTGCCAACAAACTCAACATGCCTGGCTGCAGCGACCTTGCTCAGCTGACACAAACACTTGAAAGCACCTTGAAAAAATACGAAGAAACCAAAACACGAACAAACGAATATCTTCAAAAAGAGGGTGTATTTAAAATTGGTAAAGGACTTAAAGATCCTAAACTTTTGGCTCAAACACTGGAAGAATACCAAGCGCAGCTGAAGCGCCACGCTGCCGTGCTGACTGATGATCAACCAGCTTCAAGCCTTTTACCAACAATTCCCGCAGAATACCAAAGCGCTGCAAGTAGCTCGTCTGCAAGCAGTGCAACAACCACAACACGACAAAAACGTAGTCGCAACGATGACGGGGCTGAACCACAAGTGCTACGCCAGTGCTCACGCAGCGACTCTGCAAAAGAAAACTCACGTAAACATGAACGTACTGCCGGCGAAATATTGGCAAAAAAATGCCCTCGTACCAGACATAACCACGTTGTTGCGACTGTCTATGAAGCTGGCAACACGCCAGAAGAACGCGAAAAACGTTATCAACACTACCTTGCCTCCCGCACAGGAAGAAAAAAACAAAAACCAGCATTCGACATTAACGAAGCTATTCGTGTCTTGCGCACCAAGGCTCTTGTGCCAGAAATCAATCTTACCTTGAAAAAGTTGGACGCTTTGAAACAAGGTGTTCAAGTCAAAAAATTTGCTGACCTGATTACCGCATCGCTCAACGAATGCCGCTTGGCAGAATCTGCAACCACCACCGATCGATCTCATGAAAAACCTTACGCTGCCTACACCACGCAACAAGTGTTGCTCGCTTGGTTGTACAAAAAAGCTAACGACAAGCACAACTTTGCCGCATACGTAAACGCGCTGCCAGCAGAACTACTGCTTGCGCACGATGATATTGATGGCAATGATGTTTACCAAGGCGAAGATTACAAAACTATCCGCGCCAATCTTGAAAAACGCTATAACTCCATGTCCGATCAGGAAGTTTTCGAACAATTCAAAAACAATCAAGACCTTGCCGCAGTCGTGTACACCGAGTTGATGCACCAAAAATTTAGTCGCCCAATTCCGTACCTACCTGAGTACACAACGGTCAACTTCGATGCCACCCACCTTGCCGACTGCGTTGAAACAACCATTCGCAACTTGTGTAACGTGGCAACGTACGACCAATTTTCACGCACCTTTGGCCACCAACACGCACACATCACCATGTCGCCCGAACTGCAGGCTTTTTATGCAGGTGAAACCAACAATGCACACAACAACCTTGAAGACGACACCAATCGACTCGAAGTACACCAGGCATGGAGTAATCTTGTGCAAAACTTGCCCGCCATTGCATACGCAAAAATTAAGCTCCCTGGCCACGTGAAAGGCGTTGACTGCGTTGATCACCTCAAGATCAAGGGGTGCTTTATCAAGCTGCCTGCTGACGCTGTGCCGGCCTCACTTGAACGCACAACTGTTTCACTTACGCTAAATGATGGTACGCAACATTCTTTTGACTCGGTCGAAGCTAACGGCCTTACGCTCATTCTTGTTGACCCTGCCGCAGACTACCAACTGTACGAAGTAATGCCGCTCATGCAAAACATCATCATCATGCTCAATAAGTTTCTTGGTCTCAATCTTTTTGGCTCAGCATCGAGCAGCTCTGCTGCATGCCTATCAAACCCTGGCCAAGCATTTTTTGAACCAACGTTCAATGAAACATATTTTACAAAGCTCTGCGAACGCTGTGGCTGGAAAATTAACACGCAGTTGGAAAATATTGATGACCTTGAATTTGAACAGACAATTCCTCTTCTTGTCAACGGTTCGTCATTCAACCTTTTTGTAAATCCCTTGAATCATTCTTATGCAGAACGCACCAATATTCAACTGCAACAACCGCTCTATGCAAAAAATAGTGCTGATTATGCCTCTGACGAGATAAGGACTTCTCTTGATCCCTACGTACCATTGTTGACCAAGGTGTTTGGACTAGAGGCACTAGCATATTATACGAATATGATTCACGAAGTCTTGTGCTACGATGCATTATTTCAGTATAATCTTGATGATCCGCGTACTCAACTTGCTGTTGTCAAACATATTTTGAATGAATGCTTCTCAACCTGGACCAAGAGTACCGCAAGTCATATTTCATTGGTCGCACAACTCATAAAAGCACTACCGGTTAATGCAGATCGTTACTACCAAAGAGAAGTTGCACAATATTTAGGAGATATTTATCAAGATAGTAGCCACCATACTGTTTTTATAGAAAAATTCGGCAAAAGTAAGTCATTTAAAAAAGCCCTGATTGGTCTCATTGATGATCTTCTGCATAAATCCTTTTACACCTCTACACCTTTAGAAATACTCACAGGCCTAGATGGAGAGATGGCTCACCACTATGCAGTTACTCTCTCTACAAAAGATACTGACAACGTCAAACACCACCGTGCACTGCAAATATTTCGACTCCTCATTGGAAAAAATTACCAACCTGCTTTTGACGACGCAACACAGGCGGCAGCAGAAAAAATAAACTATCAAGATGAAGACGTTAAGCAGTCGGCACGTGGTCTCTTTCGTACCTTGTTTCAACAGGGCTACCAGACAGCAGTTGACTCAGCCATCAAGCTCATCGAAACAAACAGTGATCATGATGATCAACATGTTAGAAGTGCGGCGCTCAATCTTTTGGGTGCACTTTTGTCACCATCAACAGCACCCGCTTTGTTGCAAAGCGCTGCAGAACACTACATGAATCATCCAAAAGGATACTTTAGATTTACGGCTTTGGATGCCTTTACTCATCTTGTCAGCAACAAGCATGAGGCAGTATTTGAAAGCGCACTAAAAGCCGCTAAGGCCAATATCATGTTCTCCATCTGTCGTCGAGATGAGAAGGAACCAGGCATGTGCTGTTACCACATCGGCGATAAAGCCGTAACAGTCTTTGCAAAACTTTTTGAACAAGGGTACGAACCGACCTTTATGAAAGCAGCAGGGGCTATAGAGAAAAACTTAGTAAACGAAAAAAAACATGTAAGATATTGGGTTGTTGATCTGTTAAGAAAGCTTGTAGAAAAGGGTTATTCCTCGGTACATCACTACGCTCACAGCCTGGCGACACTACTTGGCAAGCACCATGGATACGCTGAAATCTCGCTAAAATTATTTCTGGCACTTGTTGAAAAAAACTATACACCGGCCTTCGATGAGGCAATAACGGTAGCAACTCAAAACATAAACGATCAGGAGTGGGACACCCAACATTTAGCAAGGCAAGTGTTCATATCCCTTTTTAAACAAGACTATCAACCTGCCTTCAAGGCAGCAACGCAGGCAGCTACAAACAGCATATGCCATGAAAATAAATATGCTCAACATTCGGCATTATTGTTGTTCAAAAGCCTTATCGAAAACAAATGTACATCAGCATTTGAACCAGGAACCCAAGCTGTACAAAAAAAAATAGACTTTCCGGACTATGACGAAAATCAACTAGTGGATTTGTGTACAGCACTTGTAGAACAGGACTATGAACCAGCAATTGAGCCAGCAACAAAAGTAGCTGAACAATCAACAACTCCTTACGTAGGACTCGCTCTTCTTCGCAAGGCTCTAAACAAATACAAGCAGCGGGTAAGCGATGACCTTGCCCGCCACAAAGAACAAGAAGGTGCCGCAAGCTCATCCGCCAGCAGCTCAGCCAGCTCTTCGGCAGCTAGCAGCTCAAACCAACTCATTGATGATGAACCAACAATCTTAGCACTTAAAGAGGCGCCAAAAACAATACGCCTTTCAAACATTACATTAGAAACATATGATTCCTCTCACCGCACGGCGGCCAATGAACTTTTCGATGCTGCAGGCACCACAACCAATGCTTACTTCTCCGGTTCTGCTTACGGACCTAAAAAAGGAAGGGCTCTTAAAAACTCACCAAGCACCAGCCGCTCTCTTCATTATTCACTGTTCTCTAACTCAAGCAATGAATTTGCGGGCAGCGTTTCAGTGAAAAAATCAAAAGACTGTGGTCAATTTAGTATCTGGATTGGCGAAAAATTTCAAGGACAAGGCTACTTTAACCAAGCCTTGCAAGCAATCTGCCAGGTCTGGTTTACCCATACAGTTGGCAGCTCCATACCAACGGATTTTAATGCCGAAGTTTACTACTGGAATATTAACAGCATCATTGCATTGGTAATGGGTGGTTTTGTTCAAGACGGAACTTTCCGCGATGGAGGAAAAACGCGCGACAACATTCGTACCGAAAGTGACGGCTACACGTTTGCGATGACCAAAGAAAACTGGCAACGTTACAACCAAATGAGCCCAGAAGAATTCCTCGTGGAGAAAAAACGACGCTGCGCACGTTTGCACACGTTGCTTACCAACCTTTCACAAAGAATTGGGGAAAGCAAGACAGCCATCGCAGGAGAAAACATTATCTGCACACAAGATGCTATAACGACCGCGCTCGCAAAAACTGAAGCCCTGTTAAAAACACTCGAGTAG
- a CDS encoding GNAT family N-acetyltransferase, translating to MNEKFLSVRLFFTKYLHALIVVGVVIAGIAGYATYTHIKKSPPATAFQLLTEIPEELKGSLVTIKKLKEEHFLDYHNMFSNIVRENMEFPKNITLSYTIMYLKSELKKMNANKMIIYVVYDNADNKLIGSVAIREKNESDPGQCSCWINENYWGGGRIQEALRLIAKAWFMVKPYDSFYAQVRLWNKRSYHALLKAGFVDTNDYFYETNGEKGRHILEMHRKTVAE from the coding sequence ATGAACGAAAAATTTTTGTCAGTACGATTATTTTTCACTAAATATTTACACGCACTTATTGTTGTTGGTGTTGTTATAGCAGGCATTGCCGGCTATGCAACCTACACTCATATTAAAAAATCCCCACCCGCTACTGCTTTTCAACTATTGACTGAAATTCCTGAAGAACTCAAAGGTTCACTTGTCACGATTAAAAAATTAAAAGAAGAACACTTTCTTGACTACCACAACATGTTTTCTAACATTGTGCGCGAGAACATGGAATTTCCAAAGAATATCACACTCTCGTACACAATTATGTATCTCAAGAGCGAGCTAAAAAAAATGAATGCCAACAAAATGATTATTTATGTTGTGTACGACAACGCAGACAACAAACTGATTGGCTCTGTTGCTATTCGTGAAAAGAATGAGTCTGACCCTGGCCAATGCAGCTGCTGGATTAACGAAAACTACTGGGGCGGCGGGCGCATTCAAGAAGCGCTACGTTTAATTGCTAAAGCATGGTTTATGGTAAAACCATACGACAGCTTTTATGCTCAAGTACGGCTGTGGAACAAGCGCAGCTACCACGCACTGCTCAAGGCAGGCTTTGTAGACACCAACGACTATTTCTATGAAACCAACGGCGAGAAAGGCCGTCATATTTTGGAAATGCACCGAAAAACGGTTGCTGAATAA